The genomic stretch CTTCTACAGATATCTCGGAAGAGACAGCTGAAATAATTTTAGATAGCAGCCCAACAAAACCTTAACCTCCATTTGATTCTTCTTTAGTCCTTGCAATCATATAGTTCCAATCAAGGTCCAGCAGATTTGAGTGAAAAAGCTTCGAGACTACAAACAAACCCAATTCGTATAATACATGAATCATCTGCAGAGATCAAGTTGAGTAGAAGAGTACTCTATCCTGAATTCATTTGGGAAAGAAACTATATATATACCTTACTGATCATTCAGTCGTTTGACCCATTATGAGACTTTGTAGAAACACATTTTAATATCATTTGCATCATCTGACATAAATCGATGTGAGTGTAGCCATTTCCTCTTATCGAAGATGAGATGAGTTCATGAGACTCATTATCAACTtcagtttaaatatttttaattaataatttaaattaaataaaatcaatagGTTAATTAGTGACACATCTAATCGCTTATTTCATGTAAAAGAAGCATAATAACTGAGCCGCCAAGATGGGGGCATGCGGTGGCCAAAGGCTGCATGGGATAACTTGCCGTTAAGGGTTTACAGGCTGTTCTATTTGTATGTGCTGAGGGACCCATCACCATGTCACTCAATCCAGCTATCCATCCTTCACATGATCCAATCAATACTCATGTGGCTACCGACACATGGTTCTCTTCTTGCATCTCAATCATGCTTCACCCCCCCCAAATGGACATCTTTCTCCTCCTATCCACACTCGTGCCATTTTCTTGAAATGTAGTACTTTGGGTGACTTCTTCTCTTGCCTTCCAACATACGGAAAAAGTTCAGCTGTCATGAAATCTCAGCTTACAACAAAAATTAACCAAATATTTCTTCAGTCACATAATTATTAAGGGTTTTTTTGTCTTGAGGATCTGTAATTGTAGTCGAAGAAAAATACAGCAGTGGCAGAAGAGTGGTTGGGCCAAGCCGCTTGCCTTTTTCTCATGAGACAGTCGTCACACTCTCTTTCTAGCATATTGAGATCCCAAAGCTTCCTCGAGTCATCAAGAAAGATGGAACAGAGCAGATCTTGCAGAGTTCTTCCTCCGGTCACCTGCTATGCCTTGTGTCGCCTGCTGTCTTCTCTCTGTCTGATCCTCCTCGATTCGCCAAGGGCAAATGCGTACCAGAACTACACTGTTGGGGACTCCCTGGGCTGGTATGACAGGCTCCAGGTGCCGCAGGTCAACTACCAGAAATGGGTTTCAGGCAAAAACTTCAGTCTTGGAGATTTCCTCGGTGAGTTTGTTCCCTCTCCTGCACACAGGTTCTTTAGGCTGTCACATAACCCCTTCATATGGATAATGCTTTGGTTTCTTGTTTCTGAAATAAAAGTTGTATCTGCTTTTGTTTGATTCTtagagcttcaaatttgaattcatCAATCGAATACTATAAAAGTTCATGAACTGCTGCACATTTAGCGAGTTTGGATCGAGGAAAAGGATTATACGATCCAGCTTCTAGATTCTGTTTACCGATCTTTCTTCTTGTATCGTTTCTCTGCAATGGATCATGGACGATGTTGCTGCGATGCAGTTTTCAACACAGACAAGGGGCACACGGTGGTGCAGACCTACAACGTGACCACCTACAAGCGCTGCAACTACAACGACGCCGAGACCGACGACACCATCGAGTGGTCGGCCGGGGCGCCAAAGTTCAGCAAGGAGAAGGTGAGCATCGCGGTGCCTCTGCTCAAAGAAGGGATGACTTACTTCTTTTCGGGCAACAACGACGGCCGGCAGTGCCGGCACGGGCAGCACTTCAAGATCAACGTCACCCACGGGCAGGGCCTGCCGGAGAGCCTTGAGCATCAGGCGGAAGCCCCTGCGCAGGCTGCCCCGGAGAAGGGTGGCGTGGTGCCCGGGGAGGCTGTTCCCTCCGTGCCTTCCAGCTTCAGTAATCCAGTCCAGGCAGGCAGCGTGGAGGCTTCGTCGGCGGCTGGAGAGAGCCTGGCGAGGATGCTGAGGAACCAGCAGCAGCGGGGTTGGAGGTTTCACCTCGGATTGAGCCTTGTGGGTGTTCTGCTCGTCCACGGATGACGAAGAAGAACTAATAGCAAGTGTGATTGTTCTTTCGATTCTTTTCATTTGATTCGAGTTTGTGTGCCGTGGTTTACATTCGAGTGTGATTCAACTTGTAGATGTTAGCGACGATAATTCATGAAAGGAATCGGCTACCGTGCTTTATTAGTTCTCACTCTTGCCTGTGTTGCTCCTGCTTCTGCTGTGGGATCGCCGTTCCGGTGAGCAAAACGCTTCAAACTAAGCCGGAGATTTCCAATGTCTTGTTCATGGGAGAGAGTCTGCTGGACAATTATTGGCTGCAACATGATGAGAACATGAATTATTTGTACCAAACACGAGACAGAATCACCATTAACATAAATCAATATTTGACAATTATTGATCACATAACTCAGACATTTTGAAGGATTAACATCAACGATACTGAAAATTATAATTATGTACGATTGAGCTGAGTTTGAACAAAATATGTTTATTCTGAAAGTAAATATAGCAAAATTTAAAAGGATAAATTCCCAGGAAAAACAAGGAATTTTAGGTTTTTCTCATACCCCTTTTATTTTTTCCCCATCAATACCAATTTTCTAAATGCTTCTGACAGAGCAAAtcaaaagaatttttattttcacaTTGGATGAATCCATAGgatgaattaattttaaaattaaaataatagcaTATCGAATTAATTTTCTAAATTAAATtgataagtaaatcagtttggatCCATTTAAACAAAATagtgattttaattttattattttgaattaatatatatatatatatatattaaaaaaataaatgatgaagacaATATTCGAATctaaaatcttataatatattatcaatattttttatcAACCAAGCTAATTAATACATTCAAAAATATATTGTATGAGGTATATACGGACAAAGGTCTGTTGAtcaatatttaagatataaaaaatatattgaaacAATTTTTGGTAATAGAGTCTGATCAAAACTTAATACAATAAAAAAACATTTAAAATAAGATCTTATACTGTAAAAACTCGATTTTTACTAATAAATCATCTTTATTCTTTTCTCCTTTGCTCATCCTAATCTAACGGCTCCGAGTGACGCCACCTCATCGCAGAGCCGTACTGGTTTGTCCCGTTCGTGTACTATGCTTGTCTGAACACGACTTGGCACACGACAGGAAACGGAGCGCACATACGGTGCGGTTGGCGCCAAATCCCACTTAGGTTGGTTGAGTCGCTGCGTAAGTCGGTACTTAATTAGCTCTCTGGATCCATTATGTTACCCTCCGACGGGATCAATGTTTTCGTCGTTCCAAAGAAAGCATGATGGGCGCGACGGGACGCGGCAGCTTTATTTATTGGTCTAATACGCAACAAAGACGCCGAGAGCTCGGAGGAACTCACTGTGCTGCCCACTCTTCCCAAAACCCATGGCGATCTTGCGCGCCCACAGGGGCAAGCACAGGCCGAGATCCCTCGTCGTTCCGCTGCTGGCGGTCTCAGCCGCTGCAGCCCTCGCAGTCATCTGGTTTCTGTTCTTCCCT from Musa acuminata AAA Group cultivar baxijiao chromosome BXJ1-3, Cavendish_Baxijiao_AAA, whole genome shotgun sequence encodes the following:
- the LOC103977739 gene encoding early nodulin-like protein 18, which translates into the protein MRQSSHSLSSILRSQSFLESSRKMEQSRSCRVLPPVTCYALCRLLSSLCLILLDSPRANAYQNYTVGDSLGWYDRLQVPQVNYQKWVSGKNFSLGDFLVFNTDKGHTVVQTYNVTTYKRCNYNDAETDDTIEWSAGAPKFSKEKVSIAVPLLKEGMTYFFSGNNDGRQCRHGQHFKINVTHGQGLPESLEHQAEAPAQAAPEKGGVVPGEAVPSVPSSFSNPVQAGSVEASSAAGESLARMLRNQQQRGWRFHLGLSLVGVLLVHG